The following coding sequences are from one Oncorhynchus nerka isolate Pitt River linkage group LG6, Oner_Uvic_2.0, whole genome shotgun sequence window:
- the LOC115124097 gene encoding START domain-containing protein 10-like: protein MRIVCKDVTAETLYDVLHDTSYRKNWDSNMIDTHDIGRLTVNADVGYYSWKCPSPLKNRDFITMRSWLPLGNDYLIINYSVKHPQYPPRKDCVRAVSLLTGYLIQSSGETSSTLYYLTQVDPKGSLPKWVVNRASQFVAPKAMKKIYKACQKYPEWKRKHNPNLKPWIYPEQNTLPCINVSDLVLQRADSLENIDESRLTEEKQAQRHSDDEET from the exons ATGAGGATAGTGTGTAAGGACGTGACTGCCGAGACCCTTTACGATGTCCTTCATGACACCAGCTACCGGAAGAACTGGGACAGCAACATGATCGACACCCACGATATCGGCAGGCTCACTGTCAACGCAGACGTAGGATATTACTCCT GGAAGTGCCCGAGCCCCCTGAAGAACAGGGACTTTATCACTATGAGATCGTGGCTTCCTCTGGGCAACGACTACCTGATCATCAACTACTCTGTCAAACACCCG CAATATCCACCCAGAAAGGACTGCGTGAGAGCAGTGTCTCTACTGACAGGATACCTGATTCAGTCCAGCGGAGAAACCTCCTCCACTCTCTATTACCTGACGCAGGTCGATCCCAAAG GTTCCCTTCCCAAGTGGGTGGTGAATAGAGCGTCTCAGTTCGTTGCACCGAAG GCCATGAAGAAGATCTACAAGGCCTGTCAGAAGTATCCAGAGTGGAAGAGGAAGCACAACCCTAACCTGAAGCCCTGGATTTATCCCGAGCAGAACACCTTACCGTGTATTAACGTGTCTGACCTTGTGCTACAGAGAGCCGACTCACTGGAGAACATTGATGAGAGCCGCCTGACGGAGGAGAAACAGGCACAACGTCACAGCGATGACGAAGAGACCTAG